The following are from one region of the Moritella sp. 24 genome:
- a CDS encoding YqcC family protein: protein MTTYLQVQQLLIAIEAELKSQSLWNEVMPSAEALASTTPFCIDTLHFTDWLQFIFLVKMKQLVVMQMPLPENMAIHPMAEEAFKSLTVDTRELLALILSFDQLLNKKN from the coding sequence ATGACGACCTATCTGCAAGTTCAGCAGTTATTAATAGCCATTGAAGCTGAATTAAAAAGCCAATCGTTATGGAATGAGGTGATGCCGAGCGCAGAAGCATTGGCGAGTACAACCCCTTTTTGTATTGATACTTTGCATTTTACAGATTGGTTGCAGTTCATTTTTTTAGTGAAGATGAAACAGCTGGTGGTCATGCAGATGCCGTTACCAGAGAATATGGCTATTCACCCGATGGCGGAAGAAGCCTTTAAATCCCTTACTGTGGATACGCGAGAGTTATTAGCCCTGATCTTATCGTTTGATCAGCTGTTAAATAAAAAGAACTAA
- a CDS encoding DUF3301 domain-containing protein, translating into MGSLLAIVVGFIGVVIFIHLRKQAELANALIKQYCEQQQLQWLATAQAGISWFPHKGSLFRYKFNFDFSSNGENAYQGTLIMAGPTVLHFVVPPYAID; encoded by the coding sequence ATGGGAAGTTTGTTAGCCATTGTGGTTGGATTTATAGGTGTGGTGATCTTTATACACCTGCGTAAACAAGCCGAATTAGCCAACGCATTGATTAAACAGTATTGTGAACAACAACAATTACAATGGCTAGCAACAGCACAAGCGGGTATTTCTTGGTTCCCACATAAGGGAAGCTTATTCCGTTATAAGTTTAATTTCGACTTTAGCAGCAATGGCGAGAACGCTTATCAAGGAACATTGATCATGGCAGGGCCAACGGTTTTACACTTTGTTGTCCCTCCTTATGCAATAGATTAG
- a CDS encoding DUF3549 family protein, whose translation MANMHTLNTLSEFLLQAKTQFRVYDMGRKISKISTDDFMQFESAQRPYPAPLQRHAQFAITFWNKNENNQHYIWFLKFPLDEQGLLIQGTRNTFLNMVVESLGLMLEKTPSEEEQEHLATNPYVFKPSTDKVAMLNAVINRDFIRPESKYYPTAHSYFANKLGFDQWQEVGVQGICDVAARLDRDNNTANLAAALPKLPTEPLYSLCLALENEALPTVLSEALARLISQETALEKPNDVRLSMLIRALSSAPAQGLRTDLYPALFKHTDISQTIVALAGRCWHDLADEAQLIAFFEAAVQQQQGEELFIYLFSDLVAIPSLRNKVLAMLRNPNRSNALGSAIGLLFRQKRS comes from the coding sequence ATGGCAAATATGCATACCCTTAATACGCTATCAGAATTTCTGTTACAAGCAAAAACCCAATTTCGCGTATATGATATGGGTCGTAAGATCAGCAAAATTTCTACCGACGACTTTATGCAGTTTGAATCGGCACAACGCCCTTACCCTGCACCACTGCAACGCCATGCTCAATTTGCCATTACTTTCTGGAATAAGAACGAGAATAACCAACACTACATCTGGTTTTTAAAGTTCCCACTCGACGAACAAGGCCTGCTGATACAAGGTACACGTAATACCTTCCTAAACATGGTGGTTGAATCACTTGGTTTGATGTTAGAAAAAACCCCCAGCGAAGAAGAGCAAGAGCACCTAGCAACAAATCCATACGTGTTTAAACCAAGCACAGATAAAGTCGCAATGCTAAATGCCGTCATTAATCGTGACTTTATTCGTCCAGAAAGTAAATATTACCCTACTGCGCATAGTTACTTCGCCAATAAACTTGGGTTTGACCAATGGCAAGAAGTCGGTGTACAAGGTATCTGTGATGTTGCCGCGCGATTAGATCGTGATAATAACACCGCTAACCTTGCCGCAGCATTACCAAAATTGCCAACTGAACCTCTATATTCGCTGTGTCTTGCTCTTGAAAACGAAGCATTACCAACCGTATTAAGCGAAGCGTTAGCAAGGTTGATTAGTCAAGAAACAGCCTTAGAAAAACCAAATGATGTACGGTTATCAATGCTCATTCGCGCCTTATCAAGCGCGCCAGCACAGGGGTTACGTACCGATCTTTATCCTGCTTTATTTAAGCACACAGATATTAGCCAAACAATCGTCGCATTAGCTGGCCGTTGCTGGCACGATTTGGCTGACGAAGCACAACTTATTGCCTTCTTTGAAGCCGCAGTACAACAGCAGCAAGGTGAAGAGTTATTCATTTACCTCTTTTCAGACCTTGTTGCAATACCAAGCCTACGTAACAAAGTATTAGCCATGCTACGTAACCCAAATCGCAGTAATGCGCTTGGCAGTGCTATTGGCCTATTGTTTCGCCAAAAACGTAGTTAA